Proteins from one Enterobacter bugandensis genomic window:
- the kdpB gene encoding potassium-transporting ATPase subunit KdpB, whose amino-acid sequence MSRKQLALLEPTLVRQALMDAVKKLSPRVQWHNPVMFIVWAGSVLTTALAIAMGTGHMPGNAMFTGAISLWLWFTVLFANFAEALAEGRSKAQANSLKGVKKTAFARKLREPKYGAQMDHVPADELRKGDVVLVEAGDIIPCDGEVIEGGASVDESAITGESAPVIRESGGDFASVTGGTRILSDWLVIQCSVNPGETFLDRMIAMVEGAQRRKTPNEIALTILLIALTIVFLLATATLWPFSAYGGTPVTITVLVALLVCLIPTTIGGLLSAIGVAGMSRMLGANVIATSGRAVEAAGDVDVLLLDKTGTITLGNRQASEFLPAPGVDEKTLADAAQLSSLADETPEGRSIVILAKQRFNLRQRDVQSLHATFVPFTAQTRMSGINIQDRMIRKGSVDAIRRHIEANNGHFPPEVDNLVESVARQGATPLVVAEGANVLGVIALKDIVKGGIKERFAQLRKMGIKTVMITGDNRLTAAAIAAEAGVDDFLSEATPEAKLALIRQYQAEGRLVAMTGDGTNDAPALAQADVAVAMNSGTQAAKEAGNMVDLDSNPTKLIEVVHIGKQMLMTRGSLTTFSIANDVAKYFAIIPAAFAATYPQLNALNVMHLHSPASAILSAVIFNALIIVFLIPLALKGVSYKPLTAAAMLRRNLWIYGLGGLVVPFIGIKAIDLLLTLFGLV is encoded by the coding sequence ATGAGTCGTAAACAACTGGCCCTGCTCGAACCGACGTTAGTTCGTCAGGCGCTTATGGATGCGGTCAAAAAGCTGAGCCCGCGCGTGCAATGGCACAACCCGGTGATGTTTATCGTCTGGGCCGGCAGCGTCCTGACCACCGCACTGGCGATTGCCATGGGGACGGGTCACATGCCGGGAAACGCGATGTTTACCGGGGCCATCAGCCTGTGGCTGTGGTTTACCGTGCTATTCGCCAACTTTGCCGAAGCGCTGGCGGAAGGCCGGAGTAAAGCGCAGGCCAACAGCCTGAAAGGGGTGAAAAAAACGGCGTTTGCGCGGAAATTACGTGAACCGAAATACGGCGCGCAGATGGACCACGTTCCGGCGGATGAACTACGTAAAGGTGATGTGGTGCTGGTGGAAGCTGGCGACATCATCCCGTGCGACGGAGAAGTTATTGAAGGTGGCGCATCGGTAGATGAAAGCGCCATTACCGGGGAATCCGCACCTGTGATCCGTGAATCCGGCGGTGATTTTGCCTCCGTAACGGGTGGGACGCGCATTCTTTCCGACTGGCTGGTGATCCAGTGCAGCGTCAACCCGGGCGAAACCTTCCTCGACCGGATGATCGCCATGGTGGAAGGCGCTCAACGCCGTAAAACACCGAACGAAATTGCCCTGACCATCCTGCTGATAGCCTTGACCATCGTCTTCCTGCTGGCAACCGCGACGCTGTGGCCATTTTCCGCCTATGGCGGCACTCCGGTCACCATCACCGTACTGGTGGCGCTGCTGGTCTGCCTGATCCCCACCACCATCGGCGGCCTGCTGTCGGCCATCGGCGTGGCCGGCATGAGCCGTATGCTCGGTGCCAACGTTATCGCCACCAGCGGGCGTGCGGTTGAAGCCGCCGGTGACGTGGATGTCTTGCTGCTGGATAAAACCGGGACCATTACCCTCGGTAACCGCCAGGCGTCCGAATTCTTACCCGCCCCGGGCGTGGATGAAAAAACGCTGGCGGATGCGGCACAGCTCTCCTCGCTTGCCGATGAAACCCCGGAAGGCCGCAGTATCGTGATCCTCGCCAAGCAGCGCTTTAACCTGCGCCAGCGCGACGTTCAGAGCCTGCATGCCACCTTCGTGCCGTTTACGGCGCAAACCCGAATGAGCGGGATTAACATTCAGGATCGCATGATCCGTAAAGGCTCTGTTGACGCCATCCGTCGCCACATTGAGGCCAACAATGGCCACTTCCCGCCTGAAGTGGACAACCTGGTCGAAAGCGTAGCCCGTCAGGGGGCCACGCCGCTGGTGGTGGCAGAAGGCGCGAACGTGCTGGGCGTAATTGCCCTGAAAGATATCGTCAAAGGCGGCATTAAAGAGCGCTTTGCCCAGCTGCGTAAAATGGGCATTAAAACGGTGATGATCACCGGGGATAACCGTCTTACCGCCGCGGCGATTGCCGCCGAAGCGGGCGTGGATGATTTCCTTTCCGAAGCCACGCCGGAAGCGAAACTGGCGTTGATTCGTCAGTATCAGGCGGAAGGTCGTCTGGTGGCGATGACGGGTGACGGTACCAACGATGCCCCTGCCCTGGCGCAGGCCGACGTGGCGGTGGCGATGAACTCCGGTACCCAGGCGGCAAAAGAGGCGGGCAACATGGTCGACCTCGACTCTAACCCGACCAAGCTAATTGAGGTAGTGCACATCGGCAAACAGATGCTGATGACGCGCGGTTCGCTGACCACCTTCAGTATCGCCAACGACGTGGCGAAGTATTTCGCCATTATCCCGGCGGCCTTTGCGGCCACCTACCCGCAGCTCAATGCGCTGAACGTGATGCACCTGCACTCTCCGGCATCGGCCATTCTGAGCGCGGTGATTTTCAACGCCCTGATCATTGTCTTTCTTATTCCGCTGGCGCTGAAGGGCGTGAGCTATAAGCCGCTGACCGCCGCCGCCATGCTGCGCCGCAACCTGTGGATTTACGGCCTGGGCGGGCTGGTGGTGCCTTTCATCGGTATTAAGGCTATCGACCTGCTGTTGACCCTGTTCGGGCTGGTTTAA
- the kdpA gene encoding potassium-transporting ATPase subunit KdpA, producing MAAQAFLLIASFLVVLFVLARPLGTGLARLINNVPLPGTGSVEKGIWRVLGIVDREMNWREYLIAILLLNIVGLIALFAMLMLQGILPLNPQELPGLSWHLALNTAVSFVTNTNWQSYAGETTLSYFSQMAGLTVQNFLSAASGIAVIFALTRAFARQKIGTLGNAWVDLTRITLWILLPIALLIALFFIQQGTLQNLLPYAPYTSLEGAKQILPMGPVASQEAIKMLGTNGGGFFNANSSHPFENPTALTNFVQMLAIFLIPAALCFAFGDVVNDRRQGRTLLWTMSLIFVVCVALVMWAEWNGNSHFMQLGADSNINMEGKESRFGILASSLYAVVTTAASCGAVNAMHDSFTALGGMIPMWLMQIGEVVFGGVGSGLYGMLLFVLLAVFIAGLMIGRTPEYLGKKIDVREMKLTALAILVTPALVLLGTALALMTEAGRSGIFNPGIHGFSEVLYAVSSAANNNGSAFAGLSANSPFWNCLLAFCMFVGRFGIIVPVMAIAGSLVNKKIQPTTTGTLPTHGALFIGLLTGTVLLVGALTFIPALALGPVAETLSLR from the coding sequence ATGGCTGCTCAGGCGTTTTTGCTTATTGCCAGCTTCTTAGTGGTATTGTTCGTCCTGGCAAGGCCGCTGGGAACGGGACTGGCGCGATTGATCAACAACGTCCCCCTGCCCGGCACGGGAAGCGTTGAAAAAGGGATCTGGCGCGTACTGGGGATAGTCGATCGGGAGATGAACTGGCGTGAATATCTGATCGCCATTCTGCTGCTGAATATCGTTGGGCTCATTGCGCTTTTTGCCATGCTGATGCTGCAGGGCATCCTGCCGCTGAATCCGCAAGAGTTACCGGGCCTGTCCTGGCATCTTGCGCTGAACACGGCGGTCAGTTTTGTCACTAACACCAACTGGCAGTCCTATGCCGGTGAAACCACGCTCAGCTATTTCAGCCAGATGGCTGGATTAACCGTGCAGAACTTCCTCTCTGCCGCCAGCGGTATCGCGGTAATTTTCGCGCTGACGCGCGCGTTTGCACGTCAGAAAATCGGTACCCTGGGTAACGCCTGGGTGGATCTGACGCGCATTACGCTGTGGATCCTGCTGCCGATTGCGCTGCTTATCGCGCTGTTCTTTATTCAGCAGGGCACCCTGCAAAACCTGCTGCCTTACGCCCCGTATACTTCGCTTGAAGGAGCAAAACAGATCCTGCCGATGGGGCCAGTGGCGTCGCAGGAAGCCATCAAGATGCTCGGCACCAACGGCGGCGGCTTCTTCAACGCCAACTCGTCGCATCCGTTTGAAAACCCTACCGCCCTGACCAATTTTGTGCAGATGCTGGCGATCTTCTTGATCCCCGCAGCGCTCTGTTTCGCCTTTGGTGATGTGGTCAACGATCGCCGTCAGGGCCGCACACTGCTCTGGACCATGTCGCTGATCTTTGTGGTCTGCGTAGCGCTGGTGATGTGGGCGGAATGGAACGGCAACAGCCATTTCATGCAGCTGGGAGCTGACAGCAATATCAACATGGAAGGTAAAGAGAGCCGCTTTGGCATTCTCGCCAGCAGCCTGTATGCGGTGGTCACCACGGCGGCCTCGTGCGGGGCGGTCAACGCCATGCACGATTCCTTTACGGCGCTGGGTGGCATGATCCCGATGTGGCTGATGCAGATTGGCGAAGTGGTGTTTGGCGGCGTGGGCTCCGGTCTTTACGGCATGCTGCTGTTCGTACTGCTGGCGGTATTTATTGCCGGTCTGATGATTGGCCGCACCCCGGAATACCTCGGTAAAAAAATCGACGTTCGCGAGATGAAACTAACCGCGCTGGCGATTCTGGTCACCCCGGCGCTTGTGCTGCTCGGCACCGCGCTGGCCCTGATGACCGAGGCCGGACGCAGCGGCATCTTTAATCCGGGCATTCACGGCTTTAGCGAAGTGCTGTATGCCGTCTCCTCGGCCGCCAACAACAACGGTAGTGCCTTTGCAGGCTTAAGCGCCAACTCTCCGTTCTGGAACTGTCTGCTGGCGTTCTGCATGTTCGTGGGCCGCTTCGGGATCATTGTGCCGGTTATGGCGATTGCCGGATCGCTGGTAAATAAAAAAATCCAACCGACCACCACCGGGACGTTACCGACCCACGGCGCGCTGTTTATCGGCCTGCTGACGGGCACCGTGTTGCTGGTCGGCGCCCTGACCTTTATCCCCGCCCTCGCGTTAGGCCCGGTCGCGGAAACTCTCTCTTTACGCTGA
- the kdpF gene encoding K(+)-transporting ATPase subunit F, with translation MSAGLIAGIVLVFLLLGYLVYALINAEAF, from the coding sequence GTGAGTGCAGGTCTTATTGCCGGCATCGTGCTGGTGTTCCTGTTATTGGGTTATCTGGTCTATGCCCTGATTAACGCGGAGGCATTCTGA
- a CDS encoding YbfA family protein — MDLYKEYPAHIVFMRRTFAVVAGVLALPVMLFWKDRARFYSYLHRVWAKTSEKPVWMDQAEKATCDFY, encoded by the coding sequence ATGGATCTTTATAAAGAGTATCCGGCTCATATCGTGTTCATGCGTCGCACTTTCGCCGTAGTGGCTGGCGTGCTGGCCCTGCCGGTGATGCTGTTCTGGAAAGATCGCGCGCGTTTTTACAGCTATCTGCACCGCGTCTGGGCGAAAACCAGCGAGAAGCCGGTGTGGATGGATCAGGCAGAGAAAGCGACCTGCGATTTCTATTGA
- the phrB gene encoding deoxyribodipyrimidine photo-lyase gives MPTHLVWFRADLRVHDNIALAAACRSDDASVLALFIATPEQWQRHDMAPRQAAYLKSHLNELQHALAGKGIPLIYKEVSDFTAQLHMLQEICQQNGVTHLFYNYQYELNEQQRDRQLEKMLGEVVCEGFDDSVMLAPGSVMTGGHEMYKVFTPFKNAFVKRLKEALPECVPAPAARGEAITDLPELTFNYPQRAFDELLFPASEKAAIAKLRQFCKQGAGEYDARRDFPAIEGTSRLSACLALGVLSPRQCLHRLLAEQPQALDGGAGSVWLNELIWREFYRHLMTYHPNLCKHRPFIPWTDSVKWQHDEALLQAWQKGETGYPIVDAAMRQLNETGWMHNRLRMITASFLVKDLLIDWRIGERYFISQLIDGDLAANNGGWQWAASTGTDAAPYFRIFNPTTQGQKFDANGDFIRRWLPALRNVPEKAIHDPWAWADKQGVKLDYPRPIVDHKQARVATLAAYEAARKV, from the coding sequence ATGCCCACCCATCTGGTTTGGTTTCGCGCGGATTTGCGCGTACATGACAACATCGCTCTCGCGGCAGCCTGCCGCTCTGATGACGCCAGCGTGCTGGCGCTATTTATCGCCACGCCTGAGCAGTGGCAGCGGCATGATATGGCTCCACGGCAGGCGGCTTACCTCAAATCACACCTGAATGAACTGCAGCACGCGCTTGCCGGGAAAGGCATTCCGCTGATCTACAAAGAGGTCAGCGATTTTACCGCGCAGCTTCATATGCTGCAGGAGATATGTCAGCAGAACGGCGTCACGCATCTTTTTTATAACTACCAGTACGAACTGAACGAACAGCAGCGGGACCGCCAGCTGGAGAAAATGCTGGGAGAGGTGGTATGTGAGGGATTTGATGACAGCGTGATGCTGGCTCCGGGCAGCGTTATGACCGGCGGTCACGAAATGTATAAAGTGTTTACGCCGTTTAAAAATGCTTTTGTTAAGCGCCTGAAAGAGGCGCTGCCGGAGTGCGTACCCGCGCCCGCCGCCAGAGGAGAGGCTATAACCGATCTCCCCGAATTAACGTTCAACTATCCCCAACGGGCATTTGATGAACTTCTGTTCCCTGCCAGTGAGAAGGCCGCTATTGCGAAGCTGCGCCAGTTTTGCAAGCAGGGCGCGGGAGAATACGACGCGCGCAGGGATTTCCCGGCAATTGAAGGGACAAGCCGGTTATCGGCCTGCCTGGCGCTGGGCGTGCTCTCTCCTCGCCAGTGTTTGCATCGTCTTCTGGCCGAACAGCCGCAGGCGCTGGACGGTGGTGCGGGCTCGGTGTGGCTGAACGAACTTATCTGGCGTGAATTCTACCGCCATCTGATGACGTACCATCCCAATCTCTGCAAGCATCGTCCGTTCATTCCGTGGACCGACAGCGTAAAATGGCAGCACGATGAGGCACTTTTACAGGCCTGGCAAAAAGGGGAGACGGGCTATCCGATTGTGGACGCCGCTATGCGCCAGCTAAATGAAACCGGGTGGATGCACAATCGTCTGCGAATGATTACCGCGAGCTTCCTGGTGAAAGATCTGCTTATCGACTGGCGAATCGGAGAGCGCTATTTTATTTCTCAGCTGATCGATGGCGATCTGGCTGCGAATAACGGTGGCTGGCAGTGGGCGGCCTCTACCGGCACCGATGCGGCTCCCTATTTCAGGATTTTTAATCCGACCACTCAGGGGCAAAAATTTGATGCCAACGGCGACTTTATTCGCCGCTGGTTGCCCGCGCTCAGGAACGTTCCTGAAAAAGCGATCCATGACCCGTGGGCATGGGCGGATAAACAGGGCGTAAAGCTCGATTATCCCCGCCCGATTGTCGACCATAAACAGGCGCGCGTCGCCACGCTGGCGGCGTACGAAGCCGCACGAAAAGTTTGA
- a CDS encoding type 2 GTP cyclohydrolase I, which yields MKNSELERLINEKLNTASFSDYGPNGLQVEGRETVQKIITGVTASQALLDEAVRQEADAVIVHHGYFWKNESPIIRGMKRNRLKTLLSNDINLYGYHLPLDAHPELGNNVQLAQLLGITVMGEIEPLVPWGELSMPVPGLELASWIEARLGRRPLWCGDTGPDTVKRVAWCTGGGQGFIDSAARFGVDAFITGEVSEQTVHSAREQGLHFYAAGHHATERGGIRALSEWLTENTDLDVTFIDIPNPA from the coding sequence ATGAAAAACAGTGAACTGGAACGCCTGATTAACGAAAAACTTAATACCGCCTCCTTTAGCGACTATGGCCCGAATGGCCTGCAGGTCGAAGGGCGCGAAACGGTGCAGAAAATCATCACCGGCGTGACGGCAAGCCAGGCGCTGCTGGATGAGGCGGTGCGTCAGGAAGCCGACGCGGTGATTGTCCATCACGGTTACTTCTGGAAAAACGAATCGCCGATTATCCGCGGCATGAAGCGCAACCGCCTCAAAACGCTGCTGTCGAATGATATCAACCTGTACGGTTACCATCTGCCGCTGGATGCGCATCCTGAACTGGGAAATAACGTCCAGCTGGCACAGCTGTTAGGGATTACCGTGATGGGTGAAATCGAGCCGCTGGTGCCGTGGGGCGAACTGTCGATGCCGGTACCGGGGCTGGAGCTGGCATCGTGGATCGAAGCGCGGCTGGGGCGTCGTCCGCTGTGGTGTGGAGATACCGGGCCGGATACCGTGAAGCGCGTGGCGTGGTGTACCGGCGGCGGCCAGGGCTTTATCGACAGCGCCGCGCGCTTTGGTGTTGATGCGTTTATTACCGGCGAAGTTTCCGAGCAGACGGTTCACTCTGCCCGCGAGCAGGGGCTGCATTTCTACGCGGCAGGCCACCACGCTACCGAGCGCGGCGGTATTCGCGCCCTCAGCGAGTGGCTGACGGAAAATACCGATCTGGATGTGACCTTTATTGATATTCCTAATCCGGCCTGA
- the pxpB gene encoding 5-oxoprolinase subunit PxpB, with the protein MQRARCYLLGETAVVLELEPPVTLATQKRIWRLAQRLPELPGVVEAIPGMNNITVVLRDPHTGALDAIERLQRWWEESEALEPESRTIEIPVVYGGKGGPDLGVVAEHCGLTVKQVVELHSSVDYVVWFLGFQPGFPYLGGLSPRLHTPRRAEPRLSVPAGTVAIGGEQTGIYPLTSPGGWQLIGHTSMPLFKPGQEAPILLRPGDTLRFIPQKEGVC; encoded by the coding sequence GTGCAGCGAGCGCGTTGTTATCTTCTGGGTGAAACCGCGGTAGTTCTGGAGCTTGAGCCTCCCGTGACGCTTGCCACGCAAAAGCGTATCTGGCGCCTGGCTCAGCGGCTGCCCGAGCTACCCGGCGTGGTTGAAGCTATTCCGGGTATGAATAATATCACCGTGGTGCTACGCGATCCGCACACCGGGGCGCTGGATGCCATTGAGCGTCTGCAGCGCTGGTGGGAAGAGAGCGAGGCGCTGGAGCCAGAATCGCGGACGATTGAGATCCCGGTTGTCTATGGCGGCAAAGGTGGCCCTGACCTGGGCGTGGTGGCCGAACACTGTGGATTAACAGTAAAGCAGGTTGTGGAGCTGCACAGCTCGGTGGATTACGTCGTCTGGTTTCTGGGTTTTCAGCCGGGCTTTCCGTATCTGGGCGGATTATCTCCCCGGCTGCATACCCCGCGTCGGGCTGAGCCGCGCCTGAGCGTACCCGCAGGAACGGTGGCAATTGGCGGTGAACAAACCGGAATTTATCCGCTTACTTCACCGGGCGGCTGGCAGCTTATCGGGCACACCTCTATGCCACTATTTAAACCGGGGCAGGAGGCACCGATCCTACTGCGTCCGGGTGATACCCTGCGCTTTATCCCGCAGAAGGAGGGGGTATGTTAA
- the pxpC gene encoding 5-oxoprolinase subunit PxpC: MLTLIRAGLYTSVQDAGRFGMRQSGVSYCGALDRPSLEIANLLVGNAGSTAALEITLGQCVIEFGEETWFALTGAGCDATLDGKAVWTGWRLRAKAGQRLTLKRPLHGVRSYLAVAGGIDVPEVLGSSSTDQKAGMGGHEGRLLRDGDRLAIKPSARHFTTTQGVKQLLWGNVIRALPGPEYQEFDEASKESFWRSPWKISPQSNRMGYRLQGQPLTRTTDRELLSHGLLPGVIQVPGNGQPIVLMNDAQTTGGYPRIACIIEADRYHLAQIPLGQPIHFVQCTLEEALKARQDRQRYLEQLAWRLDGKD, translated from the coding sequence ATGTTAACGCTTATTCGCGCGGGGCTTTATACCTCCGTTCAGGATGCCGGACGCTTTGGCATGCGCCAGTCCGGCGTGAGCTACTGCGGTGCGCTCGATCGTCCTTCGCTGGAGATTGCCAACCTGCTGGTAGGCAACGCGGGCAGCACGGCGGCGTTAGAAATTACGCTGGGTCAGTGCGTTATTGAATTTGGTGAGGAGACCTGGTTCGCCTTAACCGGCGCAGGCTGTGACGCGACGCTGGACGGCAAAGCGGTGTGGACCGGCTGGCGATTGCGGGCGAAAGCCGGGCAGCGTCTGACGCTTAAGCGTCCTCTGCACGGCGTGCGCAGCTATCTTGCCGTGGCGGGGGGCATCGACGTGCCGGAGGTGTTGGGGTCGTCCAGCACCGACCAGAAAGCGGGAATGGGCGGCCATGAAGGACGGCTGCTGCGCGACGGCGATCGTCTTGCGATTAAGCCATCAGCGCGCCATTTCACCACCACGCAGGGCGTGAAGCAGCTGTTGTGGGGGAACGTGATCCGCGCCTTGCCGGGACCAGAATATCAGGAGTTTGATGAAGCCTCGAAAGAGTCTTTCTGGCGTTCGCCGTGGAAAATCAGCCCGCAGAGTAACCGTATGGGTTACCGGCTTCAGGGGCAGCCGCTGACCCGCACGACTGACCGGGAGCTGCTTTCCCACGGGCTGCTGCCGGGGGTGATTCAGGTGCCGGGCAACGGGCAGCCCATCGTACTGATGAACGACGCGCAAACTACCGGCGGCTATCCGCGTATTGCCTGCATTATCGAAGCGGATCGCTACCATCTGGCGCAAATCCCTCTCGGTCAGCCGATACATTTTGTGCAGTGTACGCTGGAGGAGGCGCTAAAGGCGCGGCAGGATCGGCAGCGCTATCTCGAACAGCTGGCGTGGAGGCTTGATGGTAAAGATTGA
- the pxpA gene encoding 5-oxoprolinase subunit PxpA produces MVKIDLNADLGEGSSADAELMTLVSSVNIACGFHAGDAQTMLESVRNAIKNGVAIGAHPSFPDRENFGRTAMDLPPETVYAQVLYQIGALEAIARAEHGVLRHVKPHGMLYNQAAKDPALAEAISRAVRDCNPQLILVGLAGSELIRAGERLGLTTRQEVFADRGYMPDGSLVPRTQAGALITDENKALAQTLAMVRFGRVTAVDGTSANVQADTVCLHGDGEHALQFARRLRAAFSEEGILVSAD; encoded by the coding sequence ATGGTAAAGATTGATTTAAACGCCGATCTGGGGGAGGGCAGCAGCGCCGATGCGGAACTGATGACCCTGGTCTCCTCGGTCAATATCGCCTGCGGTTTTCACGCGGGCGATGCGCAAACCATGCTGGAGAGCGTGCGTAATGCCATTAAAAACGGCGTGGCGATTGGCGCTCACCCGAGCTTCCCGGACCGGGAGAACTTTGGCCGTACGGCGATGGATCTGCCCCCTGAGACGGTCTACGCTCAGGTGCTCTACCAAATCGGCGCGCTGGAGGCGATAGCGCGCGCTGAGCATGGCGTGCTGCGTCACGTCAAACCGCACGGCATGCTCTATAACCAGGCAGCGAAAGATCCGGCGCTGGCGGAGGCGATTTCCCGCGCGGTGCGGGACTGCAATCCGCAGCTGATTCTGGTTGGCCTGGCGGGTAGCGAGCTTATTCGTGCCGGAGAACGGCTGGGGCTGACGACGCGGCAGGAAGTCTTTGCCGATCGGGGATACATGCCGGACGGCAGCCTGGTGCCGCGCACGCAGGCCGGTGCGCTGATTACTGACGAAAATAAAGCGCTGGCGCAGACGCTGGCGATGGTGCGCTTCGGGCGGGTGACCGCCGTGGATGGAACATCCGCAAATGTTCAGGCCGATACGGTGTGTTTACACGGCGACGGGGAGCATGCGCTCCAGTTTGCGCGACGCCTGCGGGCGGCGTTCTCTGAAGAGGGCATTCTCGTCAGCGCAGATTGA